From Pelagibacterium flavum:
CCCACGCGCACCTATTACGGGCACGCGGCCGACAAGAAGGCGAAGAGGAAGTAACGATGGGCAAGGAAAAGCGTGAACGCGCGCTCAAGGACACAGAGGCGAAAGCCGTCCTTCGCATGGTGCGCACGAGCCCCCAGAAGCTCAATCTGGTTGCCGCACAGATCCGTGGCAAGAAGGTCGAGAAGGCTCTGGCCGAACTCGAATTCTCGCGCAAGCGGATTTCGCTTTCGGTCAAGAAGACCCTCGAGAGCGCCATTGCGAACGCCGAAAACAACCATGGTCTGGATACGGACTCCCTGGTGGTCTCGGAAGCCTTCGTTGGCAAGGCTCTGGTGATGAAGCGGTTTCATGCACGTGCCCGCGGTCGCGGCGCTCGCATCGAAAAGCCGTTCTCGCATCTGACCATCGTTGTCCGTGAAGTCGAGGAGGCCGTCTGATGGGCCAGAAAGTTAATCCGATCGGGCTTCGCCTCGGCATCAACCGCACCTGGGACTCCCGTTGGTACGCCAACAAGGGCGAATATGGTTCGCTCCTGCAGGAAGATCTCAAGATCCGCGAGATGCTCGAGAAAGAGCTCAAGCAGGCCGCTGTTTCCAAGATCGTCATCGAGCGCCCGCACCGCAAGTGCCGCATTTCGATCCACTCGGCTCGCCCGGGTATCGTGATCGGCAAGAAGGGTGCGGACATCGAGAAGATCCGCAACAAGGTCAAGAAGTTCACCAATTCGGAAGTGCACATCAACATCGTTGAAGTGCGCAAGCCGGAAACCGACGCAACGCTGGTTGCACAGGGCATTGCCCAGCAGCTCGAACGCCGCGTGGCGTTCCGCCGGGCCATGAAGCGTGCCGTTCAGACGGCAATGCGCATGGGCGCCCAGGGCATCCGCGTCAACGTTGGTGGCCGTCTTGGCGGCGCCGATATCGCCCGGACCGAATGGTACCGTGAAGGCCGCGTGCCGCTTCACACCCTTCGTGCCGACGTCGACTATGGTGTTGCCGAAGCCGCGACCACCTATGGCATCATCGGTATCAAGGTCTGGATCTTCAAAGGCGAGATCATGGAACACGATCCGATGGCTCACGAGCGCCGCGCCACCGAAGGTGGTGACTCCGGCGGGCAGGGCCGCCGCGGTCCGGCTGCAAGCTGATAGGACTATAAAAAATGCTGCAACCGAAACGTACAAAGTTCCGCAAGGCCCACAAGGGCCGGATCCACGGCGCCGCCAAAGGCGGCACCGATCTGAATTTTGGCGAATATGGCTTGAAGGCTCAGGAACCTGAG
This genomic window contains:
- the rpsC gene encoding 30S ribosomal protein S3, which encodes MGQKVNPIGLRLGINRTWDSRWYANKGEYGSLLQEDLKIREMLEKELKQAAVSKIVIERPHRKCRISIHSARPGIVIGKKGADIEKIRNKVKKFTNSEVHINIVEVRKPETDATLVAQGIAQQLERRVAFRRAMKRAVQTAMRMGAQGIRVNVGGRLGGADIARTEWYREGRVPLHTLRADVDYGVAEAATTYGIIGIKVWIFKGEIMEHDPMAHERRATEGGDSGGQGRRGPAAS
- the rplV gene encoding 50S ribosomal protein L22, whose translation is MGKEKRERALKDTEAKAVLRMVRTSPQKLNLVAAQIRGKKVEKALAELEFSRKRISLSVKKTLESAIANAENNHGLDTDSLVVSEAFVGKALVMKRFHARARGRGARIEKPFSHLTIVVREVEEAV